The genomic interval TAGTAGCTGTAGCCCGCGAGCAGCCACTTATCCGTTATAAATAACACTATGATGAAGGAGGTCTGATGAGAAGGTTTCTGGCGGTAGTATTCTTATTGTTTCCGCTGCTGTGCCTCTCCGGTGCGGCATACGCCGATACCTTTGCCTGCCTTGCCTGCCATAGCGCGATGAAGGGCAAGGTCAGGACAGAGAAGGGAGCCCTTGTCGACGTCAATGTAGACGGAAACCGGTATGCGAGCTCGGTGCATGGGAGCCTCGATTGCGTCGCCTGCCACAAACAGTTCAGCGCGAACCCGCATGCCCCGGTCCAGGCAGGCGGGGTTCCCGGCGCCGTCGGGGCGCTGGCGAGCAGGCTCACCCAGAAGGCGAAGGCCGATCCCGTCGCCCAGGCTGCATGCGCCGATTGCCACAGCGATATCTACAAGGCGTGGCAGAACAGCGCTCACGGCAGGAATATCATCGATAAGAAGCAGGCGGACGGTCCGCTCTGTACCGACTGCCACGGCTCGCCGCACTATATCACTCCCAAGGGCACGGCGACCTCGCCGGTGAGCTACAAGAACATCGTGGAGACCTGCGGCACATGCCACGAGCAGGAGTCGCTCGCCAAAAAATACAACTTCAGCACGCATATTCTCGAAAGCTATTATGCGAGCTTCCACGGGAAGAAATATGTCATCGGCCACCAGAATGCCCCCACCTGCGTCAGCTGCCACGGCGCCCATGAAGTGATGGAATGGGATCACCCGAAGTCGCCGGTGGCCTGGGAGAACAGGACCACGACCTGCGGCACATGCCATCCCGGCGCAACGAAGAAGTTCGTCACCGCCATAAGCCATCAGCCGCTCGGAAAGGACAATCCCATCCCCTACTACTTCGAGAAGGGGCTTATCGTGCTCCTGCTGGGAGTCTTCACCTTCATAACGGGGCACGTCGTCCTCGAGGCATATTCGGAGATCAGGGATAAAGTTTTCAGGAAGGGCAAGGAGGACCGCCATGAGTAGAGAGATCCCGAAGGAGTACCTTCGTTTCAACCTGACCGAAAGAATACAGCACGTGATCATGTTCGTCACCTTCCTCCTGCTCACCTTTACCGGATGGGCGCTGAAATATCCCGAGCAGACGGTCGAGCACTCGAGCTGGCTGGTGCAGATATGGGGCGGCGCGAAGAACGCCGGCATCGTCCATCGCGCAGCGGGCATCACCATGCTGCTCGACTTCGTCTGGCATGTGGCGTATCTCGCCTATATGCTCGGCACGGGCAAGATGAAGCTGCGCTGGAATACCACCATCATCCCGACGCCGAAGGATGTGACCGATGCGGTCCAGAACATCCTCTATTTCGTCGGCCTGAGCAAGACGAAGCCGAAGTTCGGCAGGTTCAGCTATATCCACAAGTTCGACTACTGGGCGGTCTTCTGGGGCATGGGGATCATCGGGCTGTCGGGGCTCTTCCTCGCCTTTCCCGTATGGGCGTCCACCTTCTTCCCGGCATGGAGCGCCAACTGGATATGGGATGTGCTCTCGATCATGCACAGCGACGAGGCCCTGCTGGCGATCGTCTTCATCCTCTTCTGGCACTTCTACAACGAGCACCTGCGCTACAACAAGTTCCCCATGAGCATGACCTGGATTACCGGGAAGATCCCGATCGAGGATATGAAACACGAGCATCCCCTGGAGTATGAGATCGAGTTCGGGGATGGCAAAGGGGTCAATAAATGAGATGGCTGGTGCTGGTCTCGATGAGTCTGCTGATATTCGGCTGCTCCCCGGCGAAGGTGGAGCACGCGGCAACGGCGGAGGCCGAGAAGGAGCCCGAGAAGGTCGTTACCCGCGATGAGGCGATCAAGAGCCTGCCGTGCTTCCAGTGCCATGCCTACGAGAAGTTTTCGGCCCCGCCGCGGAAAGGGGTCTTCTCGCACCGGCTGCATCTCGATTCGGGGTACCACTGCAACCAGTGCCACGACTTCCAGGGGCACCAGCATATAACGGTGCGGAGAGACGTCTGCGGCAATTGCCATAGCATCAAGGCGATCGCCTTCAACAAGACGGCGTTCCCCTCGCGCTTTAACCACGAGTCTCACGCAAAGACGTTCAGCTGCCGCGAGTGCCATCCCGGCGTCTTCCTCATGAAGACGGGAGCTGCCGAGGTCACGATGAAGGACATCTACAACGGCGCTTACTGCGGCGCCTGCCACGACGGCAAGAAGGCCTTTTCCGCCAATGAGTGCGATAAGTGCCACGCCGTGAAGGGGTTCAACAAGGAGCTGACGTACAAGGTCGAGGGCATCGGCGACGTCGCATTCAGCCATAAGTTCCATACCAGTGCGTTCGGCTGCAGCGACTGTCATCCGAAGCTCTTCGAGATGAAGAAGACCCAGGGCAGGATGAAGATGGAGCCCATGGAGAAAGGGAAGCTCTGCGGCGCCTGCCACAATAACCAGATCGCCTTCCCAGTCTCCGATTGCGCCCGATGCCATAAGAGTTGAACCGGAACCCTGCAAAAAGCCGGGAGCGTGTATCGCGCTCCCGGCTTTTTTTAGTGCTGCGAGAGGCCGCTCTCCGCGGGCAGAGGGGGCGTTATTTCGGAATCGTGAAGATGAAGTTCGGGTGGTTATCCCATGTGTTCTCGCACCACATGTCTCCCCCGTGCTTTGCTATGAGATCGCGGCTGATCGTGAGGCCGAGGCCGGTGCTGTCCTTGCTCTCGAAGCGCTCGAATATCCGGGTGCGGTTTTCATCCGACACCGGGGGCCCGCTGTTGTAGACATTGAGCCGGTAGTGATCGCCCCTGTCTTCGAACCCGAAGGCGATATAGCCCGAAACCGCATAGCGTATGGCGTTGCGGATCAGGTTGCGGTAGACGATGCGGACCCAGTGGGCGTTCGCTTTTATGATGATCCTGTTGCCCGGAATCGCTCCCAGGCTGTTGTCGATCCTGATCCTGTTCTCTTCGATCTCCGAAGCGAATTCGTCGAGGAGCGGATCGATGATGTCCTGCCGGAGGTCGAGGTACTCCTTTTCCGGCATCTTCGCGTTCATGATGGATGACCGGCAGAGGTATTCGCTGACGATCTTCTCGAGGTGGTGTATCCTGGCGGAAATATCCGAAAGGGTGACTTTGACACTCTCGTCGATCGTGCCGAACGCGCCGCGGGTGAGGAGCTTTATCGTGCTCCCGATCGCGACGAGCGGCCCGCGGATATCGTGCGAGGCGATGCTCAGCATATCGAGGATGTGCCGCTCCCGCTCGATGCGTTCGGTCACGTCCCGGCAGACCCCCATGATGCCGACCGTTTCGCCTCGCGCATCCCTCCAGGGGACTTTCGTGACCGAGAGCCACAGCTCTTTCCCCTGAGGGCAGGTCCTCCGCTCTATCTTGTCTTTGACCGGGATGCCGGTATCCATGATCCTCTTGTCTTCGAGCAGCAGCGCTTCGGCCTGGTCGGGCGGCAGGAAGTCGGAGTCCGTCTTGCCGATCATATCGTCGATTGACGTGCTGGCATAGACAGCGCACGTATTGCTGACGGCAACGAACCTGCACTGCAGGTCTTTGAAATAGATGAAATCGGGAATGCCGCGCATGAGCGCTTCCATCAGCTCGGCGCATGCACTCGGACTTCCCCCCACGGGACCTCCCCCCATTGGTGTGTGCGGTGACGACATTGAAGAGAATAATAATCCGATTCTCCGCAGAAGTCAAGCCAATTTAGAAATATCTCGTCCGGAAAAACTCGTTCGGGGGAGGAGGGGGTATAACCCTCAAAGCTTGTTGAGATTCGAGGCAGAACATGCTATTTTAACTGTATTTATAGTAATCGTGTAAGAGCACAGAACGAGTACGATCAGAAATAAACCTGATGGGTGGACAAGGAGGAAGGCATGGCTCTGATTCCGGACCTGGATTTTTCGAAATCTGCGTATCATGTGCATTGGCATGTTCTGATTACTCATTTCCCGATATCGTTCTACGTTGCTGCCTTCGGCTTTCAGATACTGCATCTTTTCACCAAGCCGGATTGTTTTGAAGAGGCTACCAATGTAGCGCTGATTGCCGGAACCGTTGTGATGATACCCACCACCGTGAGCGGCTGGCGGACCTGGAAGACCCGCTACCAGGGCGCTTGCGTTCCGCTCTTTCAACGGAAGATCGTGATCGCCTTCATTATGCTGGGCCTGAGCTTGGCCCTGTCGGTCTGGCGCGTGGTCTCCCTTGATGACTTCATAAACACCCGCACTAGTACGGCGCATTGGGTGTACCTCATCGGCAATATACTTTTGATGGCGGGAGCTTCTGTAGAAGGGTATTATGGAGGGCGGCTCAACCACCCGTGAGGAGTGCGGATGCACGCTGCGAAACGTTCGGTATAATAAAGTGTCTCAACCAGGAGAGAGGGACGTGCCTAGTGCAGTGAGCGGTGGCAGGCGCTCAGAAGAGTGGGAAAGGGGCAGGTCGTGACATTCTCTCCATTCTTCTGGTATGTTATCTCTGTGCTGATGAGGGAAGTGCCGGAAATAGTGTAGGGCGTAGCGCTTTCAGCCGCACAGCAATTGTATAGTCGAATGGCCGCCGATTTTTTTCAGCCGATCATATGTAATGCTTACGGTTCCAGAATGATCGCCCCGCTGATTGTTGCAGGGACAGCAGCCGCGTACGCTGTCGCCTTTACTCCTTTGTATCGCACCGTCGGCGAGGTGGCCACGGCTCTAGTCTTGTTCCCCGTCGCATCAGCGGGGATGCTCGCCGGATGGCGCGGCGGGCTTGCCGCAGCCTTCGCCTGCATCCTCCTGAACGCCCTCCTGTTCTCCTGGGTCGCAGAGGACGGTATGACAGCGCATCTGCGGCTCTGGCCGGGGATGGTCGTCACGCTTCTCGTCGGCGCGATGACCGGCGAGCTCAGCGGGCTTCTCAAAACGGTGCGGAGGAGAGCGGCAGAAGAACGGGCCAGGAACGGCGCATTCCTCAACAGCGTGCTCGACGGCATTCAAGACGGCATGTGCGTGGTTGATACCGACCTGACCGTCATTCTCGTGAACAAGACCGTAGAGCGATGGTATGCGCATAAGCTGCCGATACCTCCCCGGTCCAGGAAGTGCTATGAGGTGTTCCACGACCGTGCGGAGCCCTGTGAGCGCTGTCCCTCTCGCAGGACGATCGAGAGCGGGGAACCGCACGTGGAGGTCGTCGAGCACCGGTCCGATAAGGGGCACAGCTGGTGGGCTGAGGTGTATACGTTCCCGCTCCGCGACAGCAGCGGCACGCTTGTGGGAGTTATCGAGTACGGTCGTGATATTACCGAGCGCAAACGCATGGAAAGAGAGCTGCTCCTCGCCGAGGAGCGGAAACTGCGCAC from Nitrospirota bacterium carries:
- a CDS encoding PAS domain-containing protein → MIAPLIVAGTAAAYAVAFTPLYRTVGEVATALVLFPVASAGMLAGWRGGLAAAFACILLNALLFSWVAEDGMTAHLRLWPGMVVTLLVGAMTGELSGLLKTVRRRAAEERARNGAFLNSVLDGIQDGMCVVDTDLTVILVNKTVERWYAHKLPIPPRSRKCYEVFHDRAEPCERCPSRRTIESGEPHVEVVEHRSDKGHSWWAEVYTFPLRDSSGTLVGVIEYGRDITERKRMERELLLAEERKLRTVGRDLHDGIGQLLTALALKTRVLERRWEQCSLPESEHLSEIAAIIEQAKGQVRSLSKSLLSASVEEEGLAAALGELAATTEKLFGIPCRFTCDGQRLTIDAGAAGHLYRIAQEAVTNAVRHASPQEIDISLIAVQGAVFLTVRDDGAGIAESAGQGGGMGLKIMQYRAGVIGASLSVYSTSPRGTLVRCTRHDLKRVRQ
- a CDS encoding cytochrome b/b6 domain-containing protein; the protein is MSREIPKEYLRFNLTERIQHVIMFVTFLLLTFTGWALKYPEQTVEHSSWLVQIWGGAKNAGIVHRAAGITMLLDFVWHVAYLAYMLGTGKMKLRWNTTIIPTPKDVTDAVQNILYFVGLSKTKPKFGRFSYIHKFDYWAVFWGMGIIGLSGLFLAFPVWASTFFPAWSANWIWDVLSIMHSDEALLAIVFILFWHFYNEHLRYNKFPMSMTWITGKIPIEDMKHEHPLEYEIEFGDGKGVNK
- a CDS encoding PAS domain-containing sensor histidine kinase, with product MGGSPSACAELMEALMRGIPDFIYFKDLQCRFVAVSNTCAVYASTSIDDMIGKTDSDFLPPDQAEALLLEDKRIMDTGIPVKDKIERRTCPQGKELWLSVTKVPWRDARGETVGIMGVCRDVTERIERERHILDMLSIASHDIRGPLVAIGSTIKLLTRGAFGTIDESVKVTLSDISARIHHLEKIVSEYLCRSSIMNAKMPEKEYLDLRQDIIDPLLDEFASEIEENRIRIDNSLGAIPGNRIIIKANAHWVRIVYRNLIRNAIRYAVSGYIAFGFEDRGDHYRLNVYNSGPPVSDENRTRIFERFESKDSTGLGLTISRDLIAKHGGDMWCENTWDNHPNFIFTIPK
- a CDS encoding cytochrome c3 family protein, with the translated sequence MRRFLAVVFLLFPLLCLSGAAYADTFACLACHSAMKGKVRTEKGALVDVNVDGNRYASSVHGSLDCVACHKQFSANPHAPVQAGGVPGAVGALASRLTQKAKADPVAQAACADCHSDIYKAWQNSAHGRNIIDKKQADGPLCTDCHGSPHYITPKGTATSPVSYKNIVETCGTCHEQESLAKKYNFSTHILESYYASFHGKKYVIGHQNAPTCVSCHGAHEVMEWDHPKSPVAWENRTTTCGTCHPGATKKFVTAISHQPLGKDNPIPYYFEKGLIVLLLGVFTFITGHVVLEAYSEIRDKVFRKGKEDRHE
- a CDS encoding DUF2231 domain-containing protein, whose product is MALIPDLDFSKSAYHVHWHVLITHFPISFYVAAFGFQILHLFTKPDCFEEATNVALIAGTVVMIPTTVSGWRTWKTRYQGACVPLFQRKIVIAFIMLGLSLALSVWRVVSLDDFINTRTSTAHWVYLIGNILLMAGASVEGYYGGRLNHP
- a CDS encoding c(7)-type cytochrome triheme domain-containing protein translates to MRWLVLVSMSLLIFGCSPAKVEHAATAEAEKEPEKVVTRDEAIKSLPCFQCHAYEKFSAPPRKGVFSHRLHLDSGYHCNQCHDFQGHQHITVRRDVCGNCHSIKAIAFNKTAFPSRFNHESHAKTFSCRECHPGVFLMKTGAAEVTMKDIYNGAYCGACHDGKKAFSANECDKCHAVKGFNKELTYKVEGIGDVAFSHKFHTSAFGCSDCHPKLFEMKKTQGRMKMEPMEKGKLCGACHNNQIAFPVSDCARCHKS